A stretch of Suncus etruscus isolate mSunEtr1 chromosome 9, mSunEtr1.pri.cur, whole genome shotgun sequence DNA encodes these proteins:
- the CHGB gene encoding secretogranin-1, translating into MHPAVLLGLLGAAAVVGSVPVDNGNHNEEMVTRCIIEVLSSALSKSGTPPITPECRQILKKSGKEVKDEEKSGNENTRFEVRLLRDQIDASEAHGPPGREGVETPKKENPQDSAIATETEGGGHSHEEEVKPHESLPPFSNSHVSKEAKAQHSDLSSGEKQAKEKEKQPKGAREDASEELHIEEPLETQNIFLHTRNQATLNDREDTVSPYGERLEGKTHSRERSSQESGEETGSFEKYPHTSESQVESQQESKESGEEASPEVDKRLLRHHPSRTRPDRSSQEWNLENKGKDHPGEAFEESNAAWTSLGNRQDYHPSPNRAFQQESEYGGRVRSSPAVQLPERMEGGYHRGRGNDEYRAPTSPIEESQEGEGQRNYYSPEPDYIAPEYSEEGKEEKGWEWGPRPEAKSGEPEASNKEDKRFLGESYHQVGVNPMDKARRYPQGDWDEQNRNNLKYGQGRGEEGVHGRWQQPEYLPESRPREEAQLLGQRSTPHHTSYETKRLRELLDSYYRPTQWKSNHYERKDNMEDGFLEGEEDNGLALNEKNFSPEYSYDWWEKKPFEDNVNWGYEKRNMGPQLVPKRQYDRVAELDQLLHYRKKAAEFPDFYDSEEPMSLHQAAEVEGERAGQGVLTEEEKKELENLAAMDLELQKIAEKFSGNRGG; encoded by the exons GTGGAAAAGAAGTGAAAGATGAAGAGAAAAGTGGGAATGAAAACACAAGGTTTGAGGTCAGGTTGTTAAGAGACCAAATTGATGCCTCAGAAGCCCACGGACCCCCGGGCAGAGAAGGAGTAGAAACTCCCAAGAAAGAGAACCCCCAAGATTCAGCAATAGCTACAGAAACAGAAGGGGGTGGACACAGCCATGAGGAAGAAGTTAAGCCCCATGAGAGCCTTCCCCCCTTCTCCAACAGTCATGTCTCCAAAGAAGCAAAAGCACAACATTCCGACCTGAGCTCAGGAGAGAAGCAAGCCAAGGAGAAGGAGAAGCAGCCCAAGGGGGCACGAGAAGATGCCAGCGAAGAGCTGCACATTGAAGAGCCATTGGAGACACAGAACATTTTTCTCCACACGAGAAACCAGGCCACCTTGAATGACAGAGAAGACACTGTGTCCCCTTATGGTGAGCGCTTGGAGGGGAAGACACACAGCCGGGAGAGGAGTAGCCAGGAGAGTGGAGAAGAAACGGGGAGCTTCGAGAAATACCCCCACACATCTGAAAGTCAGGTTGAAAGCCAGCAGGAATCCAAGGAGAGTGGGGAAGAGGCCAGTCCTGAGGTGGACAAACGACTCTTGAGGCACCACCCTTCTAGGACCAGGCCTGACAGGTCTTCCCAAGAATGGAATCTTGAGAACAAGGGAAAAGACCATCCTGGGGAAGCCTTTGAAGAATCAAACGCAGCCTGGACCAGTTTAGGGAACAGGCAGGACTACCATCCAAGCCCCAATAGGGCTTTCCAGCAAGAATCAGAATATGGCGGAAGAGTGAGGAGTTCTCCAGCTGTCCAGCTTCCTGAGAGGATGGAGGGGGGATATCACAGGGGCAGAGGAAATGATGAGTACAGGGCTCCAACTTCTCCCATTGAAGAGAGCCAGGAGGGGGAAGGGCAGAGGAATTACTATAGCCCAGAGCCTGATTATATAGCACCAGAATACAGTGAAGAAGGCAAGGAAGAGAAGGGCTGGGAGTGGGGTCCACGCCCCGAAGCTAAGTCTGGTGAGCCAGAGGCAAGCAACAAAGAAGACAAAAGGTTCTTGGGTGAAAGCTACCACCAGGTTGGAGTAAACCCTATGGACAAGGCAAGGAGGTATCCACAAGGTGATTGGGATGAGCAAAACAGAAACAATCTTAAGTACGGGCAAGGGAGAGGTGAGGAAGGAGTCCATGGAAGATGGCAGCAGCCAGAATATCTGCCAGAGAGCAGGCCGAGGGAGGAAGCCCAGCTTCTGGGCCAACGGTCCACTCCCCACCACACCTCTTATGAGACCAAGAGGCTCAGGGAGCTGCTGGACTCATATTATCGCCCAACCCAGTGGAAGAGCAACCATTATGAGAGGAAAGACAATATGGAGGATGGTTTCTTGGAGGGTGAGGAGGATAACGGGCTAGCCTTGAACGAGAAGAATTTTTCCCCAGAATACAGCTATGATTGGTGGGAAAAGAAGCCTTTCGAGGACAATGTGAACTGGGGCTATGAGAAGAGGAATATGGGCCCCCAACTGGTTCCAAAGAGGCAGTATGACAGAGTGGCTGAACTGGACCAGCTCCTTCACTACAGGAAGAAGGCTGCCGAGTTTCCTGACTTCTATGACTCTGAGGAGCCAATGAGTCTGCACCAAGCAGCAGAAGTTGAAGGAGAAAGGGCTGGCCAAGGTGTCCTGACAGAAGAGGAG aaaaaagaacttgaaaactTGGCTGCAATGGATTTGGAACTTCAGAAAATAGCCGAAAAGTTTAGTGGTAATCGAGGGGGCTGA